The Methanococcoides sp. LMO-2 genome segment CTTGAAACTGAGACCATGAGCCAGAACCTTACCCTTCTCCTCAATGATGTTGAACATGAAATCGTCCGGTCCAGCAGACGTACTGCCTGATGTCAGCACCAGGTCACACTCAGCAATTGCCCTGTCCACGGCCCCGCTGAAAGCTTCCCGATCATCCCTCACGATGCCATAGGGAACAGCATCCGCACCGCAGTCCGTAATACTTGCATAGAGTGAATATGAATTACAATCGTAGATCTTGCCGGGACCAAGTGGTTCTCCCGGAACCGTCAGCTCGTTCCCGGTGGAAATTATTCCCACCTTCATAGACCTGACATCCACATTTCTCATACCGATCGCCGCAAGCACACCGACCTCACGTACCCAGATCCTGGAACCTTTGCGTAGCACAAGTTCGTCCTCATGGATATCGAAACCTGCATGGATCAGATTCTCATCTGCACTTACTGCCACCTTGATGAGAACATTGCCTTCCTGAAGTTCGGTGTCCTCCACCATGACAACGGCATCCGCACCTTCCGGGATAGGACCACCTGTTGCTACCTCCACAGCCTCCATCTCACCTACGCGATATTTAGGAAGCTGACCCACCGGCGAGAATCCCAACAACTTCAGGGACACCGGCTTTTCAATTGCTGAAAGCACGTCCTCTGAACGCACAGCATACCCGTCTTTCAGGGCTTTAGGAAAATTCGGGACAGCGGTAGCTGAAACGATATCCTCTGCAAGAACACGGCCAGTTGATCTCTCAATTTCTATCGGCCTTACATGGGTTCGGACATCGATCCCTTCAAAAAGTTTCCTGGCATCCTCAATGGACAACAGGTCATGCAATATTTTCCGTGGCATTGTTGGTCAGATTGATCAGATTTATTAGATTGATCCGATCGGACAGATCGGTTAGATTAGGAAAGAAAAAAGAATGATCGAAAAGATCATTCGTAGATCGGAGTACCTGTGCTGCCGGTGACTTCCTCGAATGCAGCGACTGCTGCCTTGGTTATAGGACCGACTGAACCATCTCCAATAGGCCTTCCGTCAAGCTTTGTGATAGGTGCAGCCTCTGCTGCGGTACCTGTGACGAAGATCTCATCTGCGGTGTACATGTCGAAAAGACCGAGGTTTCCGACAATGACCTCATAGCCACGCTCCTCGAGAAGCTCAATGGCAGTAGCCCTTGTGATACCCTTAAGGTTGTTGATGGTTGGCGGAGTGTAGACCTTGCCGTTCTTGATAACGAAGATGTTGTCTCCGGAACCCTCAGAAATGAAACCGTTCTGGTCAAGGAAGATAGCCTCATCGCCGCCCTTCTCGTTTGCCTCGATCTTTGCGAGGATGTTGTTGAGGTAGTTCAGTGACTTGATGTTAGGGGACAGTGCATCCGGTGCATTACGCCTGATACCGACTGTGATTGCTTTGAGACCGACCTCATAGAGATCGCCATACATTGCACCCCATTCCTGTGAAACGATGTAGATGCTTGGCTTTGGGCACTTGCGTGGATCAAGACCAAGGTCACCAACACCACGTGAAACGATAGGACGGATGTATGCATCCCTGAGGTTGTTCTTCCTCAGTGTCTCAAGGATAGCCT includes the following:
- the glp gene encoding gephyrin-like molybdotransferase Glp, coding for MPRKILHDLLSIEDARKLFEGIDVRTHVRPIEIERSTGRVLAEDIVSATAVPNFPKALKDGYAVRSEDVLSAIEKPVSLKLLGFSPVGQLPKYRVGEMEAVEVATGGPIPEGADAVVMVEDTELQEGNVLIKVAVSADENLIHAGFDIHEDELVLRKGSRIWVREVGVLAAIGMRNVDVRSMKVGIISTGNELTVPGEPLGPGKIYDCNSYSLYASITDCGADAVPYGIVRDDREAFSGAVDRAIAECDLVLTSGSTSAGPDDFMFNIIEEKGKVLAHGLSFKPGKPVVAGIINEIPIVALPGNPTSSLMVFYEFLLPLIRRCLGAPAPVRQVVPGVLEEDVNSGSRHELHAVRLEGNKVFSASKTSASITTLAAADGFIEIPAEVPMVSKGAGVEVVLFEDVCR
- the ilvE gene encoding branched-chain-amino-acid transaminase, which produces MSELLIYYNGEFVTKENATVSIYDHGFLYGDGVFEGIRAYNGRVFKLQEHVDRLYDSAKAIALEVPISKEEMSEAILETLRKNNLRDAYIRPIVSRGVGDLGLDPRKCPKPSIYIVSQEWGAMYGDLYEVGLKAITVGIRRNAPDALSPNIKSLNYLNNILAKIEANEKGGDEAIFLDQNGFISEGSGDNIFVIKNGKVYTPPTINNLKGITRATAIELLEERGYEVIVGNLGLFDMYTADEIFVTGTAAEAAPITKLDGRPIGDGSVGPITKAAVAAFEEVTGSTGTPIYE